The Colias croceus chromosome 18, ilColCroc2.1 genome has a window encoding:
- the LOC123699790 gene encoding uncharacterized protein LOC123699790, with the protein MCENLNPDRIRCEPCRTINLAKHVKQPKTDMQMYEKCSPTQKFDCPRVTELPLHPTCIKVCTREEYEARKCGRTLEIPKIGPVYAHGKLMYAVKAGILVSAVYFTYTQGIWGNQQDVTECIRRWQEYIRSINTRRPPQFDHCGNVIRKESSESILAPLYSMYKSLVTTCFSGVVKVPLLIKCAYLDYLKALEKMKDDEARERKIRKKSG; encoded by the exons ATGTGTGAAAATCTTAACCCGGATCGCATAAGATGCGAGCCATGTCGAACTATAAATTTGGCTAAACATGTAAAACAACCGAAAACTGATATgcaaatgtatgaaaaatgCAGTCCTACACAAAAGTTTGACTGCCCCCGTGTGACTG aACTTCCGCTTCATCCAACATGTATAAAAGTTTGTACAAGGGAAGAGTACGAAGCAAGGAAATGTGGGCGAACGTTAGAGATACCAAAAATCGGTCCTGTCTATGCACATGGAAAACTAATGTATGCTGTAAAA GCTGGCATCCTAGTAAGTGCTGTCTACTTTACCTATACTCAAGGAATATGGGGCAATCAGCAAGACGTCACAGAGTGTATTCGTAGATGGCAGGAATACATACGAAGCATCAACACAAGGCGTCCTCCTCAGTTTGATCATTGTGGAAACGTCATT AGAAAAGAATCAAGTGAAAGTATCCTGGCTCCGTTGTATTCAATGTATAAATCCCTAGTTACTACATGTTTTTCAG GCGTAGTAAAAGTACCATTATTGATCAAATGTGCGTACTTGGACTACCTCAAGGCGCTTGAAAAAATGAAAGACGATGAAGCCCGTGAGAGAAAAATCAGGAAGAAAAGTGGATAG